A part of Stegostoma tigrinum isolate sSteTig4 chromosome 6, sSteTig4.hap1, whole genome shotgun sequence genomic DNA contains:
- the mrpl30 gene encoding 39S ribosomal protein L30, mitochondrial, which translates to MATLCRNVNRLTNLMEQFLIPLSCPGFVRLKFTKARIPKKMFEVSPLDHARYGGDPDCPHQLHIITRIKCTKRRPYWEKKIVHDLGLDKSHQPRIHKNVPSINNKLKIIKHLIRVQPLKLPQGLPTEQELADSYLKSTGELVIRRHLQPLE; encoded by the exons AACTTAATGGAACAGTTTTTGATTCCACTGTCATGCCCTGGATTTGTACGATTGAAGTTTACCAAGGCTCGCATTCCCAAAAAG ATGTTTGAAGTTTCACCATTGGATCATGCAAGATATGGTGGTGATCCAGACTGTCCACACCAACTGCACATTATTACCAGAATAAAATGTACAAAACGCCGTCCATATTGGGAAAAAAAGATTGTCCATGATCTTGGGCTGGACAAG TCACATCAGCCACGGATCCATAAGAATGTTCCAtctattaataataaactaaaaATCATCAAGCATCTTATAAG AGTGCAACCCCTGAAATTGCCACAGGGACTTCCAACAGAGCAAGAACTAGCTGACAGTTACCTGAAGAGCACTGGGGAATTAGTAATAAGACGCCACCTGCAACCATTGGAATAA
- the txndc9 gene encoding thioredoxin domain-containing protein 9 codes for MASNPSVAMLSKVLEQQMLQTTEIVEQHLDTEIEKFEKMDADELEKLREKRLESMKKAQHQKQEWLSKGHGEYKEIPSEKDFFQEVKESKNVICHFYRDTTFRCKIVDKHLAILAKKHVETKFIKLNAEKAPFLSERLRIKIIPTMVLVKDGKAKDYIVGFDDLGCTDNFTTETLEWRLGCAAVINYSGNLMEPPFQLQRKSGCITKMEKRAIRGKSNDSDSDDDD; via the exons ATGGCAAGTAACCCCTCAGTGGCTATGCTTAGTAAAGTTCTTGAGCAGCAAATGCTCCAAACAACTGAGATAGTGGAACAGCATCTAGATACAGAGATTGAAAAGTTTGAGAAGATGGATGCAGATGAACTAGAGAAACTTCGAGAAAAGAGGCTTGAATCAATGAAGAAAGCGCAGCATCAGAAACAG GAATGGCTTTCCAAGGGCCATGGTGAATACAAGGAGATTCccagtgaaaaagatttttttcaagaGGTTAAAGAGAGTAAAAATGTGATTTGCCACTTTTACAGAGATACTACATTTAG ATGCAAGATAGTAGACAAGCACTTGGCTATTCTGGCTAAAAAGCATGTGGAAACAAAGTTTATCAAATTGAATGCAGAAAAGGCTCCTTTCCTTTCTGAAAGATTACGAATCAAAATAATCCCAACAATGGTTCTGGTAAAAGACGGAAAAGCTAAAGACTATATAGTTGGGTTTGATGACCTTGGTTGCACAGACAACTTCACAACTGAAACTTTAGAATGGCGACTGGGCTGTGCTGCTGTCATTAACTACAG TGGAAATTTGATGGAACCGCCTTTCCAGCTGCAAAGAAAAAGTGGATGTATCACTAAAATGGAGAAAAGAGCAATTCGAGGAAAAAGTAATGATTCTGATTCAGATGATGATGATTAA